A window from Larimichthys crocea isolate SSNF chromosome XXIII, L_crocea_2.0, whole genome shotgun sequence encodes these proteins:
- the LOC109142033 gene encoding tetratricopeptide repeat protein 9B-like: protein MGKIVLEQFVEGLPAGTLEWVRCHRPDDLAAAVALAEDHLAVHARGQASEARPASSGRPSPAPRRRPAPVPGLPHYTPARPSPAPRTNIPSFSLPPQGPAATGAALSPQRVPQAAGQECWRCRQPGHFHRECPLMEVGQVIRVVGPPAPSPGPGETYSVP from the exons ATGGGGAAAATCGTGCTGGAACAGTTCGTGGAGGGGCTGCCGGCTGGCACCCTCGAGTGGGTGCGTTGTCACCGCCCAGACGACCTGGCGGCCGCCGTCGCCCTCGCGGAAGACCATCTGGCCGTCCACGCCCGGGGCCAGGCATCAGAGGCGCGGCCAGCATCCTCCGGCCGTCCCAGCCCGGCACCTCGCAGGAGACCCGCGCCAGTACCCGGTCTCCCGCATTACACACCCGCTCGCCCCTCCCCTGCTCCTCGCACTAATATCccctcattttctcttccacCACAGGGTCCAGCTGCTACGGGCGCTGCTCTTAGCCCACAGAGGGTCCCTCAGGCGGCAGGGCAGGAGTGCTGGAGGTGCAGGCAGCCCGGACACTTCCATCGCGAGTGTCCACTAATGGAAGTCGGGCAGGTGATCCGGGTTGTCGGCCCTCCGGCGCCCTCCCCCGGTCCAGGAGAGACGTACAGCGTTCCG tag